In Thioalkalivibrio paradoxus ARh 1, the following are encoded in one genomic region:
- a CDS encoding GNAT family N-acetyltransferase, which yields MTGEAIASSYTPVRKLAATDHVDAFDCGQSALNQFLQRYALVNQKANSAQTYVCCQGDLVVGFYSLAVGSVDPEAAPSRVMKGLARHPVPVMILARLAVDREHQRLGLGQALLKDALLRTTQAADIAGIRCLLVHAKDEAARRWYESWEFEPSPTDPYHLFLMLKDLKGMLG from the coding sequence TTGACCGGCGAGGCCATCGCGTCGTCCTACACACCCGTTCGCAAGCTTGCTGCCACGGATCACGTCGATGCATTCGACTGCGGCCAGTCAGCGCTGAACCAGTTCTTGCAGCGCTATGCACTCGTCAACCAGAAGGCCAACAGCGCGCAGACCTACGTCTGCTGCCAAGGTGACCTGGTGGTCGGCTTCTACAGCCTCGCGGTTGGAAGCGTCGATCCGGAAGCCGCGCCGTCGAGGGTGATGAAGGGGTTGGCGCGACACCCGGTGCCGGTCATGATCCTGGCCCGGCTCGCGGTGGACAGGGAACATCAGCGCCTGGGTCTGGGCCAGGCATTGCTCAAGGATGCGCTGCTGCGCACGACGCAGGCTGCCGACATCGCCGGCATTCGCTGCCTGCTGGTGCATGCCAAGGACGAAGCGGCGCGGCGCTGGTACGAGTCATGGGAATTCGAGCCCAGCCCGACCGATCCGTATCACCTGTTCCTGATGCTCAAGGACCTCAAGGGCATGTTGGGCTGA
- a CDS encoding CmpA/NrtA family ABC transporter substrate-binding protein, whose product MGNKGNSNGGITRRRFLGGMAAAAGAAMLGPATAGRVLASAGGKPETRAAKLGFIALTDAAPLFVAVEKGFFRKHGMTDVEVLKQASWGTTRDNLVLGSRRNGIDGAHILTPMPYLISTGAVTPNNQPVPMYILARLNLSGQCISVGREYADLEVGTDASGFKEALAAKASGGSPVRAAMTFPGGTHDLWIRYWLAAAGIDPNRDIATIVVPPPQMVANMRVGSMDTFCVCEPWNMQLINQGIGYTANITGELWHNHPEKAFALRADYVDANPNAALALTMAIMEAQMYCEEPQNREEVARICSRRRWIHAPFDDIVDRMQGNFDYGTGRVVENHPAQMRYWRDHASYPFQSHDLWFLTENIRWGYLPPDLDTRTLIARVNREDLWREAAGTLGVDTADIPESTSRGIETLFDGKVFDPDNPQAYLDSLALKRLAGSSPVPAYV is encoded by the coding sequence ATGGGCAACAAGGGCAATTCGAATGGCGGCATCACAAGGCGCCGGTTCCTCGGTGGCATGGCTGCGGCAGCCGGTGCCGCGATGCTGGGACCGGCCACGGCCGGGCGGGTGCTGGCCAGCGCCGGCGGCAAGCCGGAGACCCGAGCGGCCAAGCTCGGCTTCATCGCATTGACCGACGCCGCGCCGCTGTTCGTCGCGGTCGAGAAGGGCTTTTTCAGGAAGCACGGGATGACCGATGTCGAGGTGCTGAAGCAGGCGTCCTGGGGCACGACCCGCGACAACCTCGTGCTCGGGTCGCGCCGCAACGGCATCGACGGCGCGCACATTCTGACCCCGATGCCCTATCTGATCAGCACCGGAGCGGTCACGCCCAACAATCAGCCGGTGCCGATGTACATCCTCGCGCGGCTGAACCTGTCGGGGCAGTGCATCTCGGTTGGAAGAGAGTATGCCGACCTCGAGGTTGGCACGGACGCGAGTGGCTTCAAGGAGGCACTGGCCGCAAAGGCTTCGGGAGGCAGCCCGGTGCGCGCCGCTATGACCTTCCCCGGCGGTACCCACGACCTGTGGATCCGATATTGGCTCGCAGCCGCCGGAATCGATCCGAATCGTGACATCGCCACGATCGTGGTGCCGCCACCGCAGATGGTCGCGAACATGCGGGTCGGCAGCATGGACACCTTCTGTGTCTGCGAGCCGTGGAACATGCAGCTGATCAACCAGGGCATTGGATACACCGCGAACATTACCGGGGAGCTCTGGCACAACCATCCGGAAAAAGCCTTCGCGCTGCGTGCCGACTACGTCGATGCCAACCCCAATGCGGCGCTGGCGCTGACCATGGCGATCATGGAGGCACAGATGTACTGCGAAGAGCCGCAGAACCGGGAGGAGGTCGCGCGCATCTGCTCGCGCCGCCGCTGGATTCACGCGCCCTTCGACGACATCGTCGATCGGATGCAGGGAAACTTCGACTACGGCACCGGCCGCGTGGTCGAAAACCACCCCGCACAGATGCGCTACTGGCGGGACCATGCGTCGTATCCGTTCCAGAGCCACGACCTCTGGTTCCTGACCGAGAACATCCGCTGGGGGTATCTGCCACCGGATCTCGACACCCGCACGCTGATCGCGCGCGTGAACCGCGAGGATCTCTGGCGGGAAGCCGCCGGGACGCTCGGCGTCGACACGGCCGACATCCCGGAATCCACGTCGCGCGGGATCGAGACCCTCTTCGACGGCAAGGTGTTCGATCCGGACAACCCGCAGGCCTACCTCGACAGCCTGGCGCTGAAGCGTCTCGCCGGCTCAAGTCCGGTGCCCGCCTACGTCTGA
- the nirD gene encoding nitrite reductase small subunit NirD, whose amino-acid sequence MNWVKLGALETIPRLGARVVAGPNGDIAVFRTAADTVFALADRCPHKGGPLSQGIVHGERVTCPLHNWVIDLASGSATGPDTGCTGAYRVRVDQGQVWLDLDPVVSAPVHAAAADPEEAAEAGTQASTAARREAV is encoded by the coding sequence ATGAACTGGGTGAAACTGGGCGCTTTGGAGACGATTCCGCGGCTCGGTGCGCGGGTGGTCGCAGGACCGAACGGCGACATCGCGGTGTTCCGCACCGCGGCCGACACGGTATTCGCGCTGGCCGACCGTTGCCCGCACAAGGGCGGGCCGCTGTCGCAGGGCATTGTGCACGGCGAGCGGGTGACCTGCCCGCTGCACAACTGGGTGATCGATCTGGCCTCGGGATCCGCGACCGGCCCCGACACCGGCTGCACCGGTGCCTACCGGGTGCGGGTCGACCAGGGGCAGGTCTGGCTGGATCTCGACCCGGTCGTCTCTGCCCCGGTCCACGCGGCCGCGGCGGATCCAGAGGAGGCAGCCGAGGCGGGGACGCAGGCCTCGACCGCGGCGCGGCGGGAGGCGGTATGA
- a CDS encoding ABC transporter ATP-binding protein — protein sequence MSHHYLSLEGVHKTFGTGASGTEVLRGIDLGVDRGEFIAIIGHSGCGKSTVLNIVAGLIDASLGAVILDGREVSAPGPDRSVVFQNHSLLPWLTVYENVALAVDKTFGRSKSRAQRREWTLRHLEMVHMSHALDKRPDEISGGMKQRVGIARALAMEPKVLLLDEPFGALDALTRAHLQDEAMRIQMELGNTVLMVTHDVDEAVLLSDRIVMMTNGPAATIGEILKIDLPRPRRRLEMADSPEYNHYRAEVLRFLYERHRQPQEAA from the coding sequence ATGAGTCACCACTACCTTTCGCTCGAAGGTGTGCACAAGACCTTCGGCACCGGCGCCAGCGGCACCGAGGTGCTGCGCGGAATCGATCTCGGCGTCGACCGGGGCGAGTTCATCGCAATCATCGGCCATTCCGGTTGCGGCAAGTCGACGGTATTGAACATCGTCGCCGGGCTGATCGACGCCAGCCTTGGCGCGGTGATCCTGGACGGCCGCGAGGTCAGCGCCCCCGGCCCGGACCGCAGCGTCGTGTTCCAGAACCACTCGCTGCTGCCCTGGCTGACCGTCTACGAGAACGTCGCCCTCGCTGTGGACAAGACCTTCGGCCGCAGCAAGTCGCGGGCGCAGCGGCGTGAATGGACGCTGCGCCATCTCGAAATGGTTCACATGTCGCACGCGCTCGACAAGCGCCCGGACGAGATCTCGGGCGGCATGAAGCAGCGGGTCGGGATCGCCCGCGCGCTGGCGATGGAACCCAAGGTGCTGCTGCTCGACGAGCCCTTCGGCGCGCTCGACGCGCTGACCCGGGCGCACCTGCAGGACGAGGCGATGCGCATTCAGATGGAGCTCGGCAACACCGTGCTGATGGTCACCCACGACGTCGACGAGGCGGTGCTGCTGTCGGACCGCATCGTGATGATGACCAACGGCCCCGCCGCGACCATCGGCGAGATCCTGAAGATCGACCTGCCGCGCCCGCGCCGGCGCCTGGAGATGGCCGATTCCCCCGAATACAACCACTACCGGGCCGAAGTGCTGCGTTTCCTGTACGAACGCCACCGCCAGCCCCAGGAGGCCGCGTGA
- a CDS encoding nitrate regulatory protein: protein MDTAERSVLDLLVAARRCEVAALEQLAQAVHLVAVVRSLAHGLQRERGASNLYLGSSGRRYGERLHQYRQDAEHAQAEFLEHLAAWLSPGSRGLQCSRLLGGIALAVDGLSRLPELRAAILRQDVDAPEVIERFTELLGHLLGVVFEAADTAVDPEVSRALVALFNLMQGKELSGQERAIGVAGFSRGWGDETLRQSLVHRIDAQERCFRIFTEFCDEDSLRLWQECQTVPHTAELERLRRIACTGPRDGLLEGSLDLAELWFAQATHRIDALWGVEEQLEAHLRGLCERRLSEVRAVLADATALMGGGEADSRGREQPSAVILGRPLPVVGEAGAARLIELERQRLEGNGGLLQTSLMDLVHVQSRQLHAIADELTAAREALAERKLIERAKSLLMKHRNLSEEQAYHLLRQTAMNQNRRLAEVAEATVAMADMLAS from the coding sequence ATGGACACGGCGGAACGGAGCGTGCTGGATCTCTTGGTTGCCGCACGGCGCTGCGAGGTGGCGGCGCTGGAGCAACTCGCGCAGGCGGTGCATCTGGTGGCGGTGGTGCGTTCGCTGGCGCACGGCCTGCAGCGCGAGCGTGGGGCGTCGAACCTGTACCTGGGGTCGTCGGGCCGACGTTACGGCGAGCGGTTGCACCAATACCGCCAGGATGCGGAACACGCGCAGGCCGAGTTTCTCGAACATCTGGCCGCCTGGCTGAGCCCGGGATCCCGCGGCTTGCAGTGTAGCCGTCTGCTCGGCGGCATCGCGCTGGCGGTGGACGGGCTTTCCCGGCTTCCCGAGTTGCGTGCTGCGATCCTGCGGCAGGATGTCGACGCGCCCGAGGTGATCGAGCGGTTCACCGAACTGCTCGGCCACCTGCTGGGGGTGGTGTTCGAGGCGGCCGACACGGCCGTGGATCCGGAGGTGTCCCGAGCACTGGTTGCGTTGTTCAACCTGATGCAGGGGAAAGAACTTTCGGGCCAGGAGCGCGCGATCGGCGTGGCAGGGTTCAGCCGCGGCTGGGGCGACGAGACGCTGCGCCAATCGCTGGTGCACCGCATCGATGCCCAGGAGCGCTGCTTCCGGATCTTCACCGAGTTCTGCGACGAGGATTCGCTGCGCCTCTGGCAGGAATGCCAGACCGTGCCCCATACGGCCGAACTGGAACGGCTGCGCCGGATCGCTTGTACCGGCCCCCGCGATGGACTGCTCGAAGGATCGCTGGACCTCGCCGAACTCTGGTTCGCCCAGGCGACCCATCGCATCGACGCGTTGTGGGGGGTAGAGGAGCAACTGGAGGCCCATTTGCGCGGCCTCTGCGAGCGCCGGCTTTCGGAAGTGCGCGCGGTTCTGGCGGATGCGACCGCGTTGATGGGCGGTGGGGAAGCCGATTCCCGCGGGCGGGAACAGCCGTCGGCGGTGATCCTCGGCAGGCCGCTGCCGGTCGTAGGCGAGGCGGGTGCGGCACGGTTGATCGAGCTGGAACGCCAGCGGCTGGAGGGCAACGGTGGCCTGCTGCAGACCTCGTTGATGGACCTGGTGCATGTCCAGTCACGGCAGTTGCACGCGATCGCGGACGAGCTGACGGCAGCGCGCGAGGCGCTGGCCGAGCGCAAGCTGATCGAGCGGGCGAAGTCTCTGCTGATGAAGCACCGCAACCTGTCCGAGGAGCAGGCCTACCATCTGCTGCGCCAGACGGCGATGAACCAGAACCGGCGGCTTGCCGAGGTCGCGGAAGCCACGGTGGCGATGGCGGATATGCTCGCATCCTGA
- a CDS encoding nitrate reductase, with amino-acid sequence MSPRPESPMTRSTCPYCGVGCGVVVQPTPGTTEAGDCEPSAPPVLVSGDPEHPANRGRLCSKGAALAETLGRETRLLEPRIGDRAVSWDEALDHVARGFLDVIDSDGPEAVAFYVSGQLLTEDYYVANKLMKGFIGAANIDTNSRLCMSSAVAAHLRAFGADAVPGNYEDLELADLVVLAGSNLAWTHPVLFQRLQAARERRPQLRVVVIDPRRTATAEAADLHLALAPGTDGWLFNGLLHHLYREDRLDLQFLEDHVDGFAATLRAARDTAGSVPRVASACGLPEADVAQFFRWFAQTERTVTLFSQGINQSDSGTDKANAILNVHLATGRIGQPAQAPFSVTGQPNAMGGREVGGLANQLAAHMGFDDPGAHDRLRRFWRAPRLAARPGLKAVELFQAIESGRVKAVWIMGTNPAFSLPDAERVSDALRRCPLVVVSDCVADTETTRLADVRLPASAWGEKDGTVTNSERCISRQRAFLPPAGQARPDWWIVCEVARRMGFGSAFPYTRPVEIFREHARLSAFENHGERAFDIGALAGLGDAGYDSLAPVQWPVFAARAAAAPAIGSAPSEPDRAGRPGTGRFFSDGRFFHAGGRARLIPVVPQGPSLAIGAAFPLRMNTGRIRDHWHSMTRTALSARLSAHRPEPFVEIHPTDAAAHGIGDGQLARLSGTGGQVALLRARVTAAQPPGSVFVPMHWSAPQAPAARVNALVPASTDPISGQPAFKAIPVDLRPLAADWVGFLLSRERRTLPELPYRAESRGFGFFRYELAGTTAVPDWVLWADRILGSAGDRLEFSDQGAGVFRAARIQSGRLMAVLFIGPDPARLPPREALGQLFGQAVLDDRARIGLLSGHPETAAPAQGRLVCACHGVGEERIRQAIRESGLSTQAELADTLGAGTGCGSCIPELRGLLGETVSAAGARAGIP; translated from the coding sequence ATGAGCCCGCGGCCGGAAAGCCCGATGACCCGCAGCACCTGCCCGTACTGCGGGGTGGGCTGCGGGGTCGTCGTGCAGCCCACACCCGGCACGACGGAAGCGGGCGACTGCGAGCCGTCCGCGCCACCGGTGCTCGTCTCGGGCGACCCCGAGCACCCGGCGAACCGCGGCCGGCTCTGCTCGAAGGGCGCGGCGCTGGCCGAGACCCTGGGCCGGGAAACCCGGCTGCTCGAGCCGCGCATCGGGGATCGGGCAGTGTCCTGGGACGAGGCGCTCGATCATGTCGCGCGCGGTTTTCTCGACGTGATCGACTCGGACGGTCCGGAGGCGGTCGCGTTCTATGTCTCCGGGCAGTTGCTGACCGAGGACTACTATGTCGCGAACAAGCTGATGAAGGGCTTCATCGGTGCCGCGAACATCGACACCAATTCCCGGCTGTGCATGTCGAGCGCGGTCGCCGCCCATCTGCGCGCGTTCGGCGCCGATGCCGTTCCGGGCAACTACGAGGATCTGGAACTCGCCGATCTGGTGGTTCTCGCGGGGTCGAACCTTGCCTGGACGCACCCGGTGCTGTTCCAGCGCCTGCAGGCCGCCCGCGAACGGCGCCCGCAGCTGCGCGTGGTGGTGATCGATCCCCGCCGCACTGCCACCGCCGAGGCCGCCGATCTGCACCTCGCGCTGGCGCCGGGTACCGACGGCTGGCTGTTCAACGGCCTGTTGCACCACCTCTACCGCGAGGATCGGCTCGACCTGCAGTTCCTCGAGGACCATGTGGACGGCTTCGCCGCGACGCTGCGCGCGGCGCGGGACACCGCCGGCTCGGTGCCGCGCGTCGCCTCCGCCTGCGGGCTGCCCGAGGCCGACGTGGCGCAGTTCTTCCGCTGGTTCGCGCAGACCGAACGGACCGTCACACTGTTCTCACAGGGGATCAACCAGTCCGACAGCGGCACCGACAAGGCCAACGCGATCCTGAATGTGCACCTCGCGACGGGTCGCATCGGCCAACCCGCACAGGCGCCGTTCTCGGTGACCGGACAGCCGAACGCGATGGGCGGGCGCGAGGTCGGCGGGCTCGCGAACCAGCTCGCCGCGCACATGGGCTTCGACGATCCGGGCGCGCACGATCGGCTGCGGCGTTTCTGGCGGGCGCCCCGACTGGCGGCACGACCGGGCCTGAAAGCCGTCGAGCTGTTCCAGGCAATCGAAAGCGGGCGGGTGAAGGCGGTCTGGATCATGGGCACCAACCCGGCGTTCAGTCTGCCCGACGCCGAACGGGTCTCCGATGCGCTGCGCCGCTGCCCGCTGGTGGTCGTGTCCGACTGCGTGGCCGACACCGAGACGACGCGGCTCGCCGACGTGCGGCTGCCCGCGTCGGCCTGGGGCGAGAAGGACGGCACGGTCACCAACTCGGAGCGGTGCATCTCGCGCCAGCGAGCGTTCCTGCCGCCGGCCGGGCAGGCGCGGCCGGACTGGTGGATCGTCTGCGAGGTCGCGCGTCGGATGGGCTTCGGCTCGGCTTTCCCCTACACCCGGCCGGTGGAAATCTTTCGCGAACACGCCCGCCTGTCGGCGTTCGAGAACCACGGGGAACGCGCATTCGACATCGGCGCGCTGGCAGGGCTGGGCGACGCCGGCTACGACTCACTGGCGCCGGTGCAATGGCCGGTGTTTGCGGCGCGTGCAGCCGCGGCCCCGGCAATCGGATCGGCGCCAAGCGAGCCGGACCGTGCCGGCCGGCCCGGTACCGGCCGGTTCTTTTCGGACGGTCGTTTCTTCCATGCCGGAGGCCGCGCGCGGCTGATACCGGTCGTGCCCCAGGGGCCGAGTCTGGCCATCGGCGCGGCTTTCCCGCTGCGCATGAACACCGGCCGCATTCGGGATCACTGGCACAGCATGACGCGCACCGCGCTGTCGGCACGGCTCAGCGCACACCGGCCGGAGCCCTTCGTCGAGATTCACCCGACGGATGCCGCGGCCCATGGGATCGGCGACGGGCAGCTCGCACGCCTGTCCGGAACCGGCGGGCAGGTCGCGCTGCTGCGGGCCCGGGTCACCGCGGCGCAGCCGCCCGGCTCCGTGTTCGTGCCGATGCATTGGAGCGCGCCCCAGGCGCCGGCTGCACGGGTCAACGCGCTGGTGCCCGCGTCGACCGATCCGATCTCGGGGCAGCCGGCGTTCAAGGCGATACCAGTCGACCTGCGGCCGCTCGCCGCGGACTGGGTGGGATTCCTGCTGTCGCGCGAACGTCGGACCCTACCGGAACTGCCGTACCGAGCTGAATCACGCGGCTTCGGTTTTTTCCGCTACGAACTGGCCGGAACGACAGCGGTGCCGGACTGGGTCCTCTGGGCCGACCGGATCCTCGGTTCCGCGGGCGATCGTCTGGAATTCTCCGATCAAGGGGCCGGCGTGTTCCGCGCGGCACGGATCCAGAGCGGGCGTTTGATGGCCGTGCTGTTCATCGGACCGGACCCGGCGCGGCTGCCGCCGCGCGAGGCACTGGGTCAGCTCTTCGGCCAGGCGGTGCTCGACGACCGGGCGCGAATCGGCCTGCTGTCGGGCCACCCGGAGACGGCCGCCCCGGCGCAGGGACGTCTGGTCTGTGCCTGCCATGGTGTGGGCGAAGAACGCATTCGCCAAGCGATCCGCGAGAGCGGGCTGTCCACGCAAGCGGAATTGGCCGACACCCTGGGTGCGGGAACCGGCTGCGGATCCTGCATCCCGGAACTGCGCGGTCTGCTCGGCGAGACGGTTTCAGCCGCTGGCGCGCGCGCCGGAATCCCGTGA
- the nirB gene encoding nitrite reductase large subunit NirB: protein MLTRTGQKPRLVLVGNGMAGMRTVEELLKLKPDMYEITVFGAEPHGNYNRILLSPVLAGEKTVDEILLNDDGWYAERGIRLHKGRRVAHIHRGRREVVAEDGTREPYDRLLLATGSTPFVIPVPGHDLPGVVSFRDLQDVDAMLAASRSHRRAVVIGGGLLGLEAANGLLRQGMEVTVVHLMDTLMERQLDPPAAALLQRSLEAKGLQFRLAAQTEAILGDGRVTGVRFRDGTEVPADLVVMAVGIRPNVELAKASGIHCERGVVVNDTLQTYDPVVYAVGECVQHRGQCYGLVAPLWEQAKVCANHLAEYGIARYEGSVTATRLKVTGIDLFSAGDFLGDEHSEDLVFQDAARGVYKKLVLRDGVVRGAVLYGDTIDGSWYFQLLREGTPVNDLRDGLLFGQAHLGDSGHGDDKTRVAALPDAAEICGCNGVCKGAIVQAITEKKLFTLDDVRAHTKASSSCGSCTGLVESLLATTLGGDYSQTPAKKPVCACTEHSHDEVRAAITAQGLKTMAAVFEALDWKTPDGCHVCRPALNYYLLAAWPGEYRDDAQSRFINERAHGNIQKDGTYSVVPRIWGGVTTPTELRAIAAVAEKYRVPTVKFTGGQRIDLLGVKKEDLPAMWRDLGAAGFVSGHAYGKALRTVKTCVGSEWCRFGTQDSTGLGIQMEKLTWGSWTPHKFKMGVSGCPRNCAEATIKDLGVVCVDSGYEIHVGGNGGVKVRVTDFLCKVATEAEVLEMTGAFMQLYREEARYLERTAPWIERVGLTHVQQAIVEDADNRARLHRRFLESQGPAQVDPWAKRAAGHAAQEFQPLTPIAERHEEVSA, encoded by the coding sequence ATGCTGACCCGAACCGGACAAAAACCACGGCTGGTGCTGGTCGGCAACGGCATGGCCGGCATGCGCACCGTCGAGGAACTGCTGAAGCTGAAACCGGACATGTACGAGATCACCGTGTTCGGCGCCGAGCCGCATGGCAACTACAACCGCATCCTGCTCTCGCCGGTGCTCGCGGGCGAGAAGACCGTCGACGAGATCCTGCTGAATGACGACGGCTGGTACGCCGAGCGCGGCATCCGGCTGCACAAGGGCCGTCGGGTCGCGCACATCCACCGCGGCCGCCGCGAGGTGGTCGCGGAAGACGGCACCCGCGAACCCTATGACCGCCTGCTGCTCGCGACCGGATCGACGCCGTTCGTGATCCCGGTGCCGGGGCACGATCTGCCGGGCGTGGTCAGCTTCCGCGACCTGCAGGACGTCGATGCGATGCTTGCCGCGAGCCGCTCGCACCGCCGCGCGGTGGTGATCGGCGGCGGACTGCTTGGGCTCGAGGCCGCGAACGGCCTGCTGCGCCAGGGCATGGAGGTCACCGTGGTGCATCTGATGGACACCTTGATGGAGCGCCAGCTCGATCCGCCGGCGGCGGCGCTGCTGCAGCGCTCGCTGGAGGCGAAGGGCCTGCAGTTCCGCCTCGCGGCGCAGACCGAGGCGATTCTGGGCGACGGGCGGGTCACCGGCGTGCGCTTCCGCGACGGCACCGAGGTCCCGGCCGACCTGGTGGTGATGGCGGTCGGCATCCGGCCCAACGTCGAGCTGGCGAAGGCCTCCGGGATCCACTGCGAGCGCGGCGTGGTGGTGAACGACACCCTGCAGACCTACGATCCGGTCGTGTACGCGGTCGGGGAGTGCGTGCAGCACCGTGGGCAGTGCTACGGGCTGGTGGCGCCATTGTGGGAGCAGGCGAAGGTCTGCGCGAACCACCTCGCCGAGTACGGCATCGCGCGCTACGAAGGCTCGGTGACCGCGACCCGGCTGAAGGTCACCGGCATCGACCTGTTCTCGGCCGGGGACTTCCTCGGGGACGAGCACAGCGAGGATCTCGTGTTCCAGGACGCGGCACGCGGCGTGTACAAGAAGCTGGTGCTGCGCGACGGCGTGGTGCGCGGCGCGGTGCTTTACGGCGACACGATCGACGGCTCCTGGTATTTCCAGCTGCTGCGCGAGGGCACGCCGGTCAACGATCTGCGCGACGGCCTGCTGTTCGGGCAGGCGCACCTCGGCGATTCCGGGCACGGCGACGACAAGACCCGGGTCGCGGCATTGCCGGACGCCGCCGAGATCTGCGGCTGCAACGGCGTCTGCAAGGGCGCGATCGTGCAGGCGATCACCGAAAAGAAGCTGTTCACGCTCGACGACGTGCGCGCGCATACCAAGGCGTCGAGTTCCTGCGGCTCCTGCACTGGCCTGGTCGAGTCGCTGCTCGCGACCACGCTCGGTGGCGACTATTCGCAGACACCGGCGAAGAAGCCCGTCTGCGCCTGCACCGAACACAGCCACGACGAGGTCCGGGCCGCGATCACCGCGCAGGGTCTGAAGACGATGGCAGCGGTGTTCGAGGCGCTCGACTGGAAAACCCCGGACGGCTGTCACGTCTGCCGCCCCGCGCTGAACTACTACCTGCTCGCCGCGTGGCCAGGCGAGTACCGAGACGATGCCCAGTCGCGGTTCATCAACGAACGCGCGCACGGCAACATCCAGAAGGACGGGACCTACTCGGTGGTGCCGCGCATCTGGGGCGGGGTGACCACGCCGACCGAGTTGCGCGCGATCGCTGCCGTCGCGGAGAAGTACCGGGTGCCGACGGTCAAGTTCACCGGCGGTCAGCGCATCGACCTGCTCGGCGTGAAGAAGGAGGATCTTCCGGCGATGTGGCGCGACCTCGGTGCGGCGGGTTTCGTGTCCGGGCATGCCTACGGCAAGGCCTTGCGCACGGTGAAGACCTGCGTCGGTTCCGAGTGGTGCCGCTTCGGCACCCAGGATTCGACCGGTCTCGGGATCCAGATGGAGAAACTGACCTGGGGATCCTGGACCCCGCACAAGTTCAAGATGGGCGTCTCGGGCTGCCCGCGCAACTGCGCGGAAGCGACGATCAAGGATCTCGGCGTCGTCTGTGTCGACTCGGGCTACGAGATCCATGTCGGCGGCAATGGCGGTGTGAAGGTGCGGGTCACCGACTTCCTCTGCAAGGTCGCGACCGAGGCCGAGGTGCTCGAGATGACCGGCGCGTTCATGCAGCTCTACCGCGAGGAAGCGCGTTACCTGGAGCGCACCGCGCCGTGGATCGAGCGGGTGGGGCTGACCCACGTGCAGCAGGCGATCGTCGAGGACGCGGACAACCGCGCGCGGCTGCACCGGCGCTTTCTGGAGTCCCAGGGCCCGGCGCAGGTGGACCCCTGGGCCAAGCGGGCCGCGGGGCATGCGGCGCAGGAGTTCCAGCCGCTCACGCCGATCGCAGAACGCCACGAGGAGGTGTCGGCATGA
- the ntrB gene encoding nitrate ABC transporter permease — translation MNAILDRNRAWFASPSVDRRPRAEASAAAPPESPAQPKLHRAVVGVIASRLRRIGTVLVPPLVVAAVFLVLWEMATSSPGASLPSPSQVVSDTWDLIVQPFYDHGGNDVGLGWQLLASLERVAYGYLLAVIVGVALGVLVGQSTWAMRGLDPLFQILRTVPPLAWLPLSLAAFQDSNPSAIFVIFITAIWPIIINTSVGIRNISQDYVNVARVLRLNGFEYFTRIMLPAAAPYVFSGLRIGIGLAWLAIVAAEMLIGGVGIGFFIWDAWNSSMISDIVLALVYVGLVGFALDRIVAITGRWVTRGTQVS, via the coding sequence ATGAATGCCATTCTCGATCGTAACCGGGCCTGGTTCGCCTCGCCCTCTGTGGACCGGAGGCCGCGGGCCGAAGCATCTGCCGCGGCACCGCCGGAGAGTCCGGCCCAGCCGAAACTGCACCGTGCGGTCGTCGGCGTCATCGCCAGCCGTTTGCGCCGAATCGGAACCGTCCTGGTCCCGCCGCTGGTGGTCGCCGCGGTGTTCCTGGTGCTCTGGGAGATGGCCACCAGCAGCCCTGGCGCGTCGCTTCCCTCGCCATCGCAGGTCGTATCCGATACCTGGGATCTGATTGTGCAGCCCTTTTACGACCACGGCGGCAACGACGTCGGCCTCGGCTGGCAACTGCTTGCCAGCCTCGAACGGGTCGCCTACGGCTACCTGCTCGCGGTGATCGTTGGCGTCGCGCTCGGCGTGCTGGTCGGGCAGTCGACCTGGGCGATGCGGGGGCTGGACCCGCTGTTCCAGATCCTGCGCACCGTGCCGCCGCTGGCCTGGCTGCCGTTGTCGCTGGCGGCATTCCAGGACAGCAATCCGTCGGCCATCTTCGTGATTTTCATCACCGCGATCTGGCCGATCATCATCAACACCTCGGTCGGCATCCGCAACATCTCGCAGGACTACGTGAACGTGGCCCGGGTGCTGCGCCTGAACGGCTTCGAGTACTTCACGCGGATCATGCTGCCCGCGGCGGCTCCCTATGTGTTTTCCGGGCTGCGCATCGGCATCGGGCTCGCCTGGCTCGCGATCGTTGCGGCCGAGATGCTGATCGGCGGAGTCGGCATCGGCTTCTTCATCTGGGATGCCTGGAACTCGTCGATGATCAGCGACATCGTGCTCGCCCTCGTCTACGTCGGGCTGGTCGGCTTCGCACTGGACCGCATCGTCGCCATCACCGGCCGCTGGGTCACCCGCGGCACACAGGTCAGCTAG